A window of Raineyella sp. W15-4 contains these coding sequences:
- a CDS encoding DUF6880 family protein, giving the protein MSDLADAVLPMVRTRADLHRWSASNAYGSQLHEAVAVLRQAAQDEPADHVLGVTQRAIASALRVIWRADDSSGIIGDAIRDLLDLHAELVRAVQPPAAKVVDWMINFQFVQEVDYFTIDPVAYAPALGEKGLARYRAKLAGIADTLGPELTDEQEAALWAQRATDPERWECRVNDRYIRFMLGWNAQRLAVWDRDVPAIIATHARDRKVAAWFKDTAEALAEIGEFDLAIDWARQAAEFGPGHQSVDAAAYWCSLLAEHRPQDELPARLEVFRRWPTAGHAAAVRRTAGDAWPDHREAIMAGLEKRPRDAVAFALHTLEDPRLAWTLAHSLDLDDPSLWDQLATAYEKTDPVAALSVHTVRVVADLEIADAKRYRAAARRLAKMRTLARTTGHPVEVDQLIAELRTTHRRRPRLQQEFDRAGLP; this is encoded by the coding sequence ATGTCCGATCTCGCTGATGCCGTGCTGCCGATGGTCCGTACGCGCGCGGACCTGCACCGCTGGAGCGCCTCCAACGCGTACGGAAGCCAGCTGCACGAGGCCGTGGCCGTGCTCCGACAGGCCGCCCAGGACGAACCCGCCGACCACGTGCTCGGGGTGACCCAACGGGCGATCGCCAGTGCGCTTCGGGTGATCTGGCGAGCCGACGACTCCAGCGGCATCATCGGCGATGCCATCAGGGACCTGCTCGATCTGCACGCCGAACTGGTCAGGGCCGTGCAACCTCCAGCAGCCAAGGTCGTGGACTGGATGATCAACTTCCAGTTCGTCCAGGAGGTCGACTACTTCACCATCGACCCAGTCGCGTACGCTCCGGCCCTCGGCGAGAAGGGGCTGGCGCGGTACCGAGCCAAGCTGGCCGGGATCGCCGACACGCTGGGCCCGGAGTTGACCGACGAGCAGGAGGCCGCGCTCTGGGCCCAACGGGCCACCGACCCGGAGCGCTGGGAGTGCCGAGTCAACGATCGATACATCCGGTTCATGCTCGGCTGGAATGCGCAACGGCTCGCGGTCTGGGACCGCGACGTACCGGCGATCATCGCCACCCACGCCCGCGACCGCAAGGTCGCCGCCTGGTTCAAGGACACTGCCGAAGCCCTCGCGGAGATCGGCGAGTTCGACCTGGCCATCGACTGGGCCCGACAGGCCGCCGAGTTCGGTCCGGGCCACCAGTCGGTCGACGCCGCCGCGTACTGGTGCTCGCTGCTGGCCGAGCACCGCCCGCAGGACGAGCTGCCCGCTCGACTGGAGGTGTTCCGACGCTGGCCGACGGCCGGCCACGCGGCCGCCGTACGCAGGACGGCCGGCGATGCCTGGCCCGACCATCGCGAGGCCATCATGGCCGGGCTGGAGAAGCGGCCCCGCGATGCCGTCGCATTCGCCCTCCATACGCTCGAAGACCCTCGGCTGGCGTGGACACTGGCGCACTCCCTCGACCTGGACGACCCCTCTCTGTGGGACCAGCTCGCCACCGCGTACGAGAAGACCGATCCGGTCGCAGCCCTCTCGGTGCACACCGTGCGGGTCGTGGCGGACCTCGAGATCGCGGACGCCAAGCGCTACCGCGCCGCGGCTCGGCGGCTGGCGAAGATGCGCACCCTTGCGCGCACAACCGGCCACCCCGTCGAGGTGGACCAGCTCATCGCCGAACTCCGCACCACCCACCGTCGCCGGCCGCGCCTGCAGCAGGAGTTCGACCGGGCTGGGCTGCCCTGA
- a CDS encoding MarR family transcriptional regulator: MATIADQILAAIRHSPLDDDQLARQLGVSHRQSINQTARRLEIEGKLQRYVGPDGKIVNAPAAGIAERPAPSRSSATSDFLTEDEVKSAVKDLLKREGFTVHVAWGRTQGVDVDARHPDGRRWQIEAKGEVAPGPQQVNYFLNALGELIQRMDNPHASYALALPDNRQYRGLVDRLPDLAFQRLGLHVFWVSHDQAWLAR; the protein is encoded by the coding sequence ATGGCAACAATCGCGGACCAGATTCTCGCGGCGATCCGACACTCGCCGCTGGATGACGATCAGCTCGCCCGCCAATTGGGCGTGTCCCACCGCCAGTCGATCAACCAAACCGCCCGGCGTCTCGAGATAGAAGGCAAGCTCCAGCGCTATGTCGGACCGGACGGAAAGATCGTGAATGCGCCTGCTGCTGGCATCGCGGAACGGCCTGCACCATCGAGGTCCAGCGCTACCAGCGACTTCCTGACCGAGGACGAGGTGAAGTCCGCGGTCAAGGATCTCCTCAAACGCGAAGGATTCACCGTGCACGTAGCCTGGGGACGGACCCAAGGAGTGGACGTGGACGCCCGCCATCCTGACGGACGGCGGTGGCAGATCGAAGCCAAGGGCGAAGTCGCTCCCGGCCCCCAACAGGTGAACTACTTCCTGAACGCGCTGGGCGAGTTGATCCAACGAATGGACAATCCCCACGCCTCGTACGCACTGGCCCTCCCCGACAATCGGCAGTACCGCGGTTTGGTCGATCGCCTCCCTGACTTAGCCTTCCAGAGACTGGGACTGCACGTCTTCTGGGTATCACACGACCAAGCATGGCTCGCCCGCTGA
- a CDS encoding aldo/keto reductase codes for MTVVNAGKFNLAGELPVTRLGFGAMRITGPGIWGPPADHDEAIAVLRRAVELGVDFIDTADAYGPYVSEDLIFEALHDGSGYGEVTIATKGAHTRQGPFQWVQVGRPEYLRQCVQMSLRRLGLEQIPLWQLHRIDPKVPREEQFGAMKEFVDEGLVRLVGLSQVSVEEIQAAQAAGLTIASVQNRYNLADHSSEDVLDFCEAEGIGFIPWAPMDAGKLAQPGGAMDDIVRAHRGATPSQVALAWLLRRSPVMLPIPGTGKVAHLEANCAAADLDLTDDEVRTLTTA; via the coding sequence ATGACGGTTGTTAACGCGGGAAAGTTCAATCTGGCCGGCGAGCTGCCGGTGACGCGGCTCGGTTTCGGTGCCATGCGCATCACCGGCCCGGGAATCTGGGGTCCGCCGGCCGACCATGACGAGGCGATCGCCGTGCTGCGACGCGCGGTCGAGCTGGGCGTGGACTTCATCGACACTGCCGACGCATACGGTCCGTACGTCTCGGAGGACCTGATCTTCGAAGCACTGCACGACGGCAGCGGGTATGGCGAGGTCACCATTGCCACCAAGGGCGCGCACACCCGCCAGGGACCCTTCCAGTGGGTCCAGGTCGGCCGCCCGGAGTACCTGCGCCAGTGCGTGCAGATGTCGCTGCGCCGCCTCGGCCTGGAGCAGATCCCACTGTGGCAGCTGCACCGGATCGACCCGAAGGTGCCGCGCGAGGAGCAGTTCGGCGCGATGAAGGAGTTCGTCGACGAGGGCCTCGTACGCCTCGTCGGGCTCTCCCAGGTGAGCGTCGAGGAGATCCAGGCGGCCCAGGCCGCCGGCCTCACCATCGCCTCGGTGCAGAACCGCTACAACCTCGCCGACCACTCCAGCGAGGACGTGCTGGACTTCTGCGAAGCCGAGGGCATCGGGTTCATCCCGTGGGCACCGATGGACGCCGGCAAGCTGGCCCAGCCGGGCGGTGCGATGGACGACATCGTCCGGGCCCACCGGGGCGCGACCCCGTCGCAGGTGGCACTGGCCTGGCTGCTGCGTCGTTCGCCGGTGATGCTGCCGATCCCCGGCACCGGCAAGGTGGCCCACCTCGAGGCGAACTGCGCGGCGGCCGACCTCGATCTCACCGACGACGAGGTCCGTACGCTCACCACAGCCTGA
- a CDS encoding YceI family protein: protein MSLTPGTHALTQDDGELILLTTVEGRAARLGHALALRIDRWTASLTVGQEPSATALEVSADLRSLTLKGSRDAGKSVAEKDAREILANAQKTLQVQQYPEFRFVSTAATGTWEAVTLEGNLTLHGQTRPQVLQVALTESGYRLTGQVTQSDFGIKPYSFMMGALKVGDRVDVEVTVRL from the coding sequence ATGTCGCTCACACCAGGAACCCACGCACTCACCCAGGACGACGGCGAACTCATCCTCCTCACCACCGTCGAGGGCAGGGCGGCCCGCCTGGGCCACGCCCTCGCCCTCAGGATCGACCGCTGGACCGCCTCCCTCACCGTCGGCCAGGAGCCGAGCGCGACCGCGCTCGAGGTCAGCGCCGACCTGCGCTCACTGACGCTGAAGGGCAGCCGCGACGCCGGCAAGTCGGTGGCCGAGAAGGACGCCCGCGAGATCCTCGCCAACGCGCAGAAGACCCTCCAGGTGCAGCAGTACCCCGAGTTCCGCTTCGTCTCGACGGCGGCCACGGGCACCTGGGAGGCTGTGACGCTCGAAGGGAACCTCACCCTGCACGGCCAGACCCGCCCACAGGTCCTGCAGGTGGCACTCACCGAGTCGGGCTACCGGCTGACCGGTCAGGTCACCCAGTCGGACTTCGGGATCAAGCCCTACAGCTTCATGATGGGCGCCCTCAAGGTCGGGGACCGGGTCGACGTGGAGGTGACCGTACGACTCTGA
- a CDS encoding rhodanese-like domain-containing protein, with protein MPKTTDIATFAEAYAAGVPVVDVREPYEYEAGHLPGARLIPLGEVVARAGELDQDATTYVICQAGGRSLRAVEALDAAGYDVVNVEGGMSAWTAQGRPVELGPEQPQG; from the coding sequence ATGCCGAAGACGACCGATATCGCCACCTTCGCCGAGGCGTACGCCGCGGGCGTGCCCGTGGTGGACGTCCGTGAACCGTACGAGTATGAGGCCGGCCACCTGCCCGGGGCGCGGCTGATCCCGCTCGGAGAGGTGGTCGCTCGCGCCGGCGAACTCGACCAGGACGCCACCACGTACGTGATCTGCCAAGCGGGTGGGCGCTCCCTGCGTGCGGTCGAGGCGCTCGACGCGGCCGGATACGACGTGGTCAACGTCGAGGGCGGCATGAGCGCGTGGACCGCCCAGGGCCGGCCGGTCGAGCTGGGACCGGAGCAGCCGCAGGGCTGA